The sequence ctttaatatattaattaacatCTATTAAGTTGTTCAAAGCAATTTTGAAACAAGAGCAAAAAACTGTTCTGGAATAGAAGTAGATGTGGCAGAAATATACATTCACATGAAGAAAGAACATAAGGTGAAAAGTGAGTTGCCTGTTTATTCATGGGATTACGTCCCCAAGAAAGCCTTACAGTTTGCTTCCCAATTGTCGTGCCGTTCAACTTCTCCAACGCCGTTTCAGCTTCATTTCTGACAAAATGCATAACATTCTTCCAATTGTAGCTTAACCATGGCAATAGGGTACAGGCAAATCTAAGACACATCTAACTAGTAAATTTACCTGCTAGCAAATTGTACAAAGCCACATCCTTTCCCAACCGGAATTTTAACGGATATGATTTCACCGTATTCTAGGAAAGGCTGTCTGAGTTCATCATCGGTAACATTGGGATCAAGTCCTCCAACGAAAATCTACAAAAATCATAGGTtatacaagttttttttttatgatcaagAGAAGAGAACAAGAAGGATTAGATAGCCAACTGTAGTGTTCACAGATTCTGCATCAGACTGCGAGCCCtgagctaatacaccattggAGTACCCACCTACTAAAATCATTCAGAGTAATTAAAATACTGCGCCAAATACCAGAGTAACATAATTACATATATGAGTGTCTTGTGGAAGGAAGGAGGAAATTGTCTAAATTGAACAATGCAGAAGCAGAACTGTAAAACATCTGAATCCAAACATGTAATTTCAGAGAAACATATCAATATGCTGCTTCATGATGCATAACAAAGATACCATGATCTAATGCAAATCGTGaagaaataataatttcttcatGTTTTCATTTTTCTGCTAGTCCCCTCTTGGCAACCATTCAGACTTGTCTTTATAATCTTTAATAACCCGAATCCCGCAGGAATTAAACAAGAAAGATTGCCTTTTAAACAGATACAATCCCTGAATATTACTTCTGCGTGGACAATCAAAATAGAAGGGTAAATAAAAATTGCACATAAAGTTTTCGCCGGTTGTAAGATTACCTTGTGGTGAGTATGGAGGTAGAAAACCAGATGTCTTCCTCGGTGTTGCTGCTCCAATGCGCATGGGACGACTCAAACAATAGACACCATTCATTTCAGTTAAAGCTTGTGATCTTTCACCGTCATCTCCAAACCTCACGAAACCATAGCCTTTTGAACGGCCGGTGTTGGCATCAATGACTACTTTAGCTCCTTTAACAGAAGAGTATTTACAAGCAAAAGTTTCATGTAGTAAAGTATCAGTAACATCTGCAGCTAAATCTCCTACGAAGATAGAAAGATCAGAGGAATTATTTGATCGTTTATCACCCATGCTAAATGTAGCCCAATTCAAACGGAAAAGATGATCAGTTTTAGGCATGATAAAGCTGGTGTAAGTTTCCAGTACTTTCTCGGCAGCTGCGTGCGTGAAGAATTCCACAAATCCGTATCCCTCAGTAAACCTTGTTTGCTTGTTGCGGATAACTTTTATGGACGCAACCTGCACAGGGTACATTTTTCATGGTATCACTTCTATGAAAATCTTTGAATTTGTGCGTCTGTCAAAGTCATAGTCATTAAAAGTGCATTAGACACATATGTCTTACTCTTACACCACGGCACACCCTTATTGCAATGCACCTTGGCTAAGAATCTGTGCGAGGGATTGTAAGTGCCTACCTAACTTTAAAATAAGCAAGACAAGGTAGATCTTCAAATTGGTCGCATATGGAAGTCAAATAGGAACTTCCATTTCTCAATTGTAGAAAAATTGCAATTCACTCGTAATTCATATTTGATCGCATgcataaatatatgtttattgttGTACAATAGTTTCCTTGTGCTCTCATGTGCTTATCAACCATGCATCAGGTTGAAAGAAACTGCAACTAATATCCTCCTATCAGTATTTCcttacaaattattttaaaagaaaactaTAAAGATCTCGACCTCCTCAACTCTATTTCAATAAACATTTTCAACCTCCAACTCCATAAACCAGCAAATGATTCGAAGTAAAATCCTCTAAGATTGGGATGTAAATGATAACGATAGCCTTTTCAGTAGTATGGAATAGCTATGGAATTGCCATGTATTAATAGTTACTTGGAAAGAAAACTGTTCTTCCACCTTAGGTGaagatgataatattttttttttttaaaaaaaagaagaagtacGAGAAAAGTCTTTTTATCTTAAAAAAGTTCACATAGAAAACGAAATAatcttttttaaaagaaaaattaacagCAATTAAAGACTGATGTAAATATTTAACTGAAGAGCACCTTGTTTGACATCTATATTTTGAGATTCATGAATTCAATATTCAATTGATAGAAACTGGAAAACCTTCCAAAAAAGTAATTATGGCCCTTTAAACCAGATATACCAAATATCAAAACAAAGATTGAATGGAGAATTTAAATTACTCCTTCTGGTAACAAATCAATTACCAAACACTATCTATAAGACTATAACAACACAGTGCATTGCATTCAAAATCACTTCTTCAGTTTTCAACCTTGAGAAACAAActttccaaaatatcaataattagaAGACCGTAAGTTTAAGTTCTCTTATCTAATTTCAAATCAACGACAAATAACAAAGCTAAAACACCAAACTCTGCACCTAAAGATGCCGCCTTTATTTAGGTATCCTTCCTTGTACTATCACAATATGTCCCATACAACACAATTAACCAACAGcataaaaaaatcacataaaCCCATTAACAAAAGCAACcctttttaaggaaaaataaaaagaagaaatttttaCACACAAAAAAAGATGCTCATGTACACACATACCTCTCGAGTGGAAGCAAAGCAGCGGCGTAGATATTCTTCCTCCATCCAGTAATCGAGGTCGCCGACCCAGAGCGTGCGGTTCTCCTCATTCCCATTGCTGCTCTGACTCTGATGCGGCGGCGTCGGAGGTGGGTTGTGGTGTTGATAGTGGGGATGATGGTACGGCATGTAGTGCGGCGGGTAATGCGGCGGCGGCATCATCCCATGCTGCATTACCATAGCCGCCGTCGGGTATTGCATCGCAACCCACTGCTGCCCCGGAACCGGCGTCACCACATGAGGCGGCGGCGGCGGTTGTGCCACCTTGCTATTGTTATAATCCCTGATATTCTCGTTATTGTTGTTCTCTGGAGAATTATTCTGTTGAGATTCGGAATCGTTATCTGCTTCCATATCCAAGAAACAAATCTAACTGTGCAGTTATTACCAAAAGAAttataagaataataataatcacCCTACTGTAATGGTAATATACACGGATGTGGGGAAGTTGTATGCATAGGTGAATCTGAGAGGCGGAGGAGGAGGTGGTGTGGAGGCTGAATGAAAGGATGCCCTTACATGACGCGTGAGATCTAACAACCGTTGGATTCGGAAGCTGGTTTGCAATCTATCCCGTTCATTCACGCATCTTgtgaaaataattaatatattcaaTTTCATGGAAAACTCAAGTTATCATCAGATATTTGATTTTGTGTAACGAATTTTAAAACCTATCtaatttatgataaaatattcttttttatattaaaaatattattttatattatatatatgaattagcTCGATTAGTATCACAAAAATAGATATATAGATCGTCTTATCAGAGATCTAttaattcaatttaaataataattatattgcaTTATATGGTTTATTTTGGTGTACCAATATATTTTTCCATATAattataatagttttttttttggtttataaaatgaaaaaaatacaatCAACTTGTATATTTTAGGAGGTGTattatttctaaaattttaatgatttttatggagTTTAAAAGTCTTAGATACTTTTATATGTTCTATAAAAGTTTAGTGttattcaaacttgacttttaaaaactctacaaaagtttatagatattcaaaatatcaataGTTTTTAATGAATCCATAGAATTCTATTAATTACAAGCATTAAAGCCTAATGTATCATAATAAAAtgccaaaaaatatttttgattcaacctaaatatttggatgacatttaattgaaaaatctgTCAAACTCACGTTCAATACAAACACTAAAATTTTcatccttttctcatccatatttttctttaatttagtaaatatatatatctttattttgattataactcaaaattcttgcacatgatatttttcattaacttgaatgtgtgtgtatatgagtaggtctcttgtgagacgctctaacgaatctttatctgtgagactgatcaaccctaccgatatttacaataaaatgtaatactcttagcataaaaaataatactttttcatggatgacccaaataagatatctgtctcacaaaatataacttgtgagaccgtctcacacaactTTTTGtgattgatatataattttagaaGTCTATCAACACACATTATAAGAATaactataataaattaaatatattaaaattttataaagttacaataattacaaatattttaacatatttattatttattttcaggtATAAATAAttgtcttgtttattttttttgtttgatataGATCCAACTTTCGATTCACTCGTGGGATACGGGTGATCCATCCCTACAATAATTTGTCTTGGGCCCCCTTCTTCCTTACCGGCAAGTCTTTTCCCATCCAATCAAAAAATACTTAGTGGGtcctcaaaaaatatattttcgtccgatgaatgaaattattttaagtttggatatttattaatattgaaaattattgttatgtaattttaaatatttaaataaacatgttaaattgacttgaataattgaaatttaattacaataaattaGTACTGAATTATTTATTGTCTTTCGTAAAATCAATaagtcaaaaatattatattgagagagagaaatatatgaaataaataaaaattattcacgTTCAATTAttagttcaattttttttaaaaaaatcacaataataaattacaaaatccataaaattttatgaaaaaatttacaatgtcagtaaaaataatgtaaaataaatCTACAAGATTCTGTGAAAATTTTTAGAAACCTGTGAGATTATGCAAAAGTCGTTAAAAGTCTATCAACTTCACAAAATTATGCCatttaaaaaatcaacaaaTCTCTGTAACGAATACACCATCAAATTCcttagaatttgatctaaataaTCTTCAGAAGTTGTAAGGAATGTTCGCAACAACTTttgattttaaagaaattattaaatttatagattattAAGAAGATGAGAAAATCAAAAGTTAGTAGTGtacgaaaaaaatgaaaattagaaAAGGTGACATTTGATAAAATTGATACTAAGAGTAACTTGTTATTAGAAATGAAAAGtacttaaaatataatttttatttgttaaaaagtaaattaatttattaaaaaaaatggactTTAACAATTAACTTGCCATTCCGACTGGATTTGGTATGTTGTCAGCTCCTAGTTGTCATTCCCTTTTTCAACAAGATTCCCTTTTCACTTTCACAGGGAACTTTCCCTTCTGGACAGAaggatttttatttgatttccatttctattttttcttctCACCAATGTTAGCACGTTTAATGAAAGGATCCATTTCGTTTTGACTGAGAAATAAGATTTCAATCACTTAGAGTTTctcaataaaaatgataaaatgttttatatataatattttattatattttgggtaTTTGGTTTTGGAATGGGAACCTCATAGTACTTGATGaattttttaagtgtattgtgatgtattttaatgtatttttagATACTTTagacaaataaaatttataccgAAAAATAATGTTGAAAAATTCTAAaatgaaaatagtaaaatttatttatactaATAAACTTTAAAATGCATTTATGCACCTTTGTATTTAGGGTGTCACAATATCCCCTCATTTTAAAAATCCGGTCCCCAGATTTTAGAGTTATTGGAATAACTGCGGATATCGACATCTCATATCTTTCTCTGTTTTCCACGTTGCTTCTTCAATGTTGTGGTTTTTCCATAAGACTTTTATCAACTGAATTGGTCGACCACGAAGTTCCTTTATTCTTTGGTCCAAAATTTTCATAGGTTGTTCTTCATATGTTAGATTTTCTTCCAGATCTATCTGTTGATGGTCAATCAATTGGGCTGAGTCTACTTTGCATTTTCTTAATTGCGATACGTGGAATACGTTATGTATACCAGAGATATTTTCGGGTAGAGATAGACGATAAGCCACAGTGCCTATTCGTTCTATCACTTCAAAGGGTCCCACAAATCGAGGAtgcaactttcccttctttccAGTACGCTTGATTCCTTTTCTTGGTGATACTTTTAGTAATACGTAATCTCcaacttcaaatttcaaatatttccgCCTcttatctgcataactcttctgtcgactttgAGTTGTTTGTATTCGTTTCCTGATAAGTTGTATTTTGTCGATAGCTTCTTGTATAATGTCAGGCCTGATTGCTCGTTCTTGTCCATTCTTTGTGCCTCTCCATTCATCCATATCCCAGTTAAGAGGAGAGcgacattttcttccatataatGATTCATATGGTGCCATTTTTATTGAGGATTGATAACTATTGTTGTATGAAAATTCAACTAGAGGCAAATGTTTTCCCCAGTTTTCCCCAAAATCCAGCACACAGGCGCGAAGCATGTCTTCCAATATTTGAATGGTTcgttcagactgaccatcggtttgcgGATGTGCTGCTgtgctaaaatttaatttggtaCTAAGGCATTCCTGAAGTTTTTTCCATAATCTTGACGTAAACttcggatctctatcagatactaTGGTAGTGGGAATACCATGTAACCGTATAATTTCTTTCTGATATAGTTCAGCCAGTTTTTCCACCCCATATTTGTGACTTATGGGtatgaaatgtgctgacttggtCAAGCGATCAACGATTACCCATATGCTATTAAAACCTCCTGGGAGCTGGGGTAAttcggtcacaaagtccatagttatttgatcccatttccattctggtaTAGGAAGTGGTTGCAAAagacctgctggtctttgatgttcagccTTTATCATTTGGCAAGATAGGCATTGTGAAATGAAATCTGCAATATCTCGTTTCATTCCTTTCCATCAGAAGTGTTTTTTAATCTCTTGGTACATCTTAGATCCTCCTGGATGAATGTTGATCCGAGACTGATGTGatttttccattatttcctTTTTCATTGAGCTAGGCACACAAATACGGTCATGATAGATTAGTATTCCTTGTGAATGAATTGGTGATGAAATTGGTATCAGTACGGAATTTTGAAACTTCTTGGACCAATTCTTGATTTTGCTTAATTCAGGTTCGATTATCAATCCGGCCAAGTGCCCACGTAAATGGATGTGTACctattctcttttttctttcatttccaaACAAGTCATGCTAATCTTTCTACTTAAAGCATcagccactacattagctttacctgCTTGATAAAGAATGGAACAATCGTAATCTTCCAAAAATTCAATCCAtattctttgcctcatgttcagctctttttgAGTAAATAAATACTTCAAACTTTTGTGGtctatataaatatcaaaagtggaaccgtacaagtagtgtctccatttTGCTAATTCAAACACTATTGCTTCTAATTTCAGATCATGAGTGAGATAATTTAACTCGTGATTCTTTAATTTTCTAGATGCATATgcaataaatttattgttttgcaACAATACACATCCAAAGCCTTCTTTTGAGGCATCTGTGTAAACCACAAATTCTTCTGTTCCTTCTGGTAAAGCTAATACAGATGCACTAGTAAGcatttcttttaatttgcaAAACCTTTTCTCACACTCATCATTCCACAAGAAAGGGTTGTCTTTGCGAGTTAGTTGTGTCAGGGGAACATCAATTTTTgcaaaatctttaatgaatcttcGGT comes from Primulina huaijiensis isolate GDHJ02 chromosome 2, ASM1229523v2, whole genome shotgun sequence and encodes:
- the LOC140967731 gene encoding polyadenylate-binding protein RBP47-like isoform X2 yields the protein MEADNDSESQQNNSPENNNNENIRDYNNSKVAQPPPPPHVVTPVPGQQWVAMQYPTAAMVMQHGMMPPPHYPPHYMPYHHPHYQHHNPPPTPPHQSQSSNGNEENRTLWVGDLDYWMEEEYLRRCFASTREVASIKVIRNKQTRFTEGYGFVEFFTHAAAEKVLETYTSFIMPKTDHLFRLNWATFSMGDKRSNNSSDLSIFVGDLAADVTDTLLHETFACKYSSVKGAKVVIDANTGRSKGYGFVRFGDDGERSQALTEMNGVYCLSRPMRIGAATPRKTSGFLPPYSPQGGYSNGVLAQGSQSDAESVNTTIFVGGLDPNVTDDELRQPFLEYGEIISVKIPVGKGCGFVQFASRNEAETALEKLNGTTIGKQTVRLSWGRNPMNKQSRAEYGNQWTGQYYGVPFYDGYGYALPPPAHDSSVYPAAVYGAYPMYGTHQQQVS
- the LOC140967731 gene encoding polyadenylate-binding protein RBP47-like isoform X1, translated to MEADNDSESQQNNSPENNNNENIRDYNNSKVAQPPPPPHVVTPVPGQQWVAMQYPTAAMVMQHGMMPPPHYPPHYMPYHHPHYQHHNPPPTPPHQSQSSNGNEENRTLWVGDLDYWMEEEYLRRCFASTREVASIKVIRNKQTRFTEGYGFVEFFTHAAAEKVLETYTSFIMPKTDHLFRLNWATFSMGDKRSNNSSDLSIFVGDLAADVTDTLLHETFACKYSSVKGAKVVIDANTGRSKGYGFVRFGDDGERSQALTEMNGVYCLSRPMRIGAATPRKTSGFLPPYSPQVGGYSNGVLAQGSQSDAESVNTTIFVGGLDPNVTDDELRQPFLEYGEIISVKIPVGKGCGFVQFASRNEAETALEKLNGTTIGKQTVRLSWGRNPMNKQSRAEYGNQWTGQYYGVPFYDGYGYALPPPAHDSSVYPAAVYGAYPMYGTHQQQVS